In Methanofastidiosum sp., the genomic window CGCCGTTATCTATAATCAAAATATCATTTCCATTTCCTGAAGGGACGTAATTTAAAAAAATACATACATCGGCGCCCACTTTTTTTGCAAGTTCCAAGAAGTTTTGAATCTCATCTTTTACCAAACTAGTAAGAGTTAAGGACAGACCAACGTTAAGCCCTTGTTCTTTACAAAATCTAACTGCGTTGATGGATTTCTTAAAAGAATCTTTTTTTCTATGGGCATCATTTGTTTTTTCTATAGCGCTAAATACGCTTATTTCTACATAGTTTATCCCAGATTCTTTGATATTCTTGGCCATTTCATTGTCTATCAGTGTTCCATTTGTTGCAAGTGATGTTGTAAAATTATGATTATTTGCATAATCTGCTATTGTAAAAAAATCTTCTCTTAGTAATGGTTCGCCTCCTGAAAAGACAAGAGATAGCACTCCTGCAGCCTTTAGATTATCTATGGCCCTAATCCAGTTTTCAGTTGATAGATCTGATTGATTTTCTTTTTTTGAATCAAAATCAAAAGTATTGACATAACAATAGCTACAATTTAAATTACAATATCTTGTAAGCTCCAAGATCACAGAAACTGGTGAATTGAATACAAGTGGCTTTTTCAGGCCAAATGAGTTTATTCCTTCTAGAACGGAATGCACGCCGTTAGTATACGACGAAAGGGAGTAACCTTCTGC contains:
- a CDS encoding radical SAM protein; translation: MEEIINSIETEEEPIMCRRCTILFHFYRPWIHILKLFGFAVSRNSLKTVPTFAEGYSLSSYTNGVHSVLEGINSFGLKKPLVFNSPVSVILELTRYCNLNCSYCYVNTFDFDSKKENQSDLSTENWIRAIDNLKAAGVLSLVFSGGEPLLREDFFTIADYANNHNFTTSLATNGTLIDNEMAKNIKESGINYVEISVFSAIEKTNDAHRKKDSFKKSINAVRFCKEQGLNVGLSLTLTSLVKDEIQNFLELAKKVGADVCIFLNYVPSGNGNDILIIDNG